A genome region from Salvia splendens isolate huo1 chromosome 19, SspV2, whole genome shotgun sequence includes the following:
- the LOC121778106 gene encoding receptor-like protein 52 isoform X3 gives METSFLLPFSLMLLITTLNIFFTLTLSATLTDSTTDQDALLEFKNAITVDTNGVLSNSWLTNSSICEWAGVTCGVKHHRVTALNLSNFALHGKLTPHLGNLTFLQTLDVSSNNFTGVLPTELSKLHRLKHVNATSNNFTGEVPRGILTNMSSLEDIDLRYNKLSGELPSDICNNTPKLKRLFLSINQIYGKIPRNIYKCSKMEELKLSRNMFNGNIPTQVGNLSMLTYLSISYNDLQGDIPRQIGNLSSLLGLDLASNKLAGNIPYSLFDLSSLEFMHLSRNNLSGSIPTNLDNLRNLQTLDLTMDNLTGHIPRQIGNLTSLLKLELSGNRLAGVIPKEIGHLTSLTRLSLDFNRLTGNIPSSIFNVSSLESIYLNGNSISGSIPTNLDNLLNLQELSLGGNNLTGSIPNQVGNLTKLGTLNLANNKLKGEIPTSITNASHLMDIYLGSNSFSGLIPDFGNLRYLLFLGLSDNNLTGVKSPNQELEFLSGLANCLILFSLDISNNPMINGILPASIGNLPKSLSTFAASNCSIRGIIPPEIGNLRNLQVLDLSKNQLIGFIPTTFPVVCKLKSLSLNGNKLAGSLPQSLSNCRRLQILDIGNNNIQDTFPVWTGNLTGLRVLILRSNNFSGTISSHTSNASLPFPKLQVFDISHNAFIGNLPQEYLRNFKGLIDVQEIHPGEYGFPNLIPITIPIEAYGYSSTLTVKGSDLEYKGILITLTAIDMSSNRFSGSIPSSLGNLNYLIYLNLSHNCLTGGIPASLGNITELESLDLSSNRLEGEIPTELTKLKFLSAINLSMNNLSGMIPQSSGQFPTFENTSYVGNSGLCGFPLSRKCEEPLPSVMLEEGDQDYGILEGFCWQAVVSGYGCGFVIGGIVGCLIFGYGRPKWLVEWIYKFYRIKIKMRSRRG, from the exons ATGGAGACCTCTTTCTTACTTCCTTTTTCACTCATGCTTTTAATAACTACTTTAAACATCTTCTTCACCCTCACCTTATCTGCAACACTAACCGATTCCACCACCGATCAAGATGCTCTACTTGAGTTCAAAAATGCCATCACTGTCGACACAAATGGTGTGTTGAGCAACAGCTGGCTCACCAACTCTTCCATTTGTGAATGGGCCGGTGTCACCTGTGGCGTCAAACACCACAGGGTCACGGCCCTCAACCTCTCCAACTTCGCCCTCCACGGAAAGCTCACTCCACATCTCGGAAATCTAACCTTTCTCCAGACCTTGGACGTCAGCTCCAACAACTTCACAGGCGTCTTACCTACTGAGCTGTCTAAACTACATCGTCTGAAGCATGTAAACGCGACATCTAACAACTTCACTGGAGAAGTACCGAGAGGTATCCTTACAAACATGTCTTCATTGGAAGACATTGATCTAAGGTATAACAAGCTATCAGGCGAGCTCCCAAGTGATATATGCAATAATACTCCAAAACTGAAGAGATTATTTCTCAGTATCAATCAAATATATGGAAAAATTCCAAGGAATATATATAAGTGCAGCAAGATGGAGGAGTTGAAGCTGTCGAGGAATATGTTCAATGGAAACATACCAACTCAAGTCGGGAATCTTAGTATGCTTACGTATTTATCTATATCTTATAACGATCTCCAAG GTGACATACCAAGACAAATCGGGAACCTCTCATCACTATTAGGGTTGGATCTTGCTTCTAATAAGTTGGCAG GAAATATTCCGTATTCTCTCTTCGACCTTTCCTCATTGGAATTCATGCACCTCTCCCGCAATAATCTATCTGGAAGCATACCCACAAATTTGGACAATTTACGAAACCTCCAAACACTGGATCTTACCATGGATAACTTAACAG gacACATACCAAGACAAATCGGGAACCTCACTTCACTACTAAAGCTGGAACTTAGTGGAAATCGGTTGGCTG GTGTCATACCGAAGGAGATTGGACATCTTACATCATTAACTCGTCTGTCCCTAGACTTTAATAGATTGACAG GAAATATTCCTTCTTCTATCTTCAACGTTTCCTCGTTGGAATCCATATACCTCAATGGCAATTCTATATCTGGAAGTATACCCACAAATTTGGACAATTTACTCAACCTCCAAGAATTGTCACTCGGCGGCAACAACTTAACTG GTTCCATACCCAACCAAGTTGGTAATCTCACTAAGCTAGGAACACTGAATTTGGCAAACAATAAGTTGAAAG GCGAAATTCCAACCTCTATCACCAATGCTTCTCATCTTATGGATATATACTTGGGCAGCAATTCATTCTCTGGCCTTATCCCCGACTTCGGTAACCTAAGATATCTGCTATTCCTTGGTCTAAGTGACAATAATCTGACTGGGGTTAAATCACCAAATCAAGAATTGGAGTTTCTCTCTGGTTTAGCAAACTGCTTAATTTTATTTAGCTTGGATATTAGTAACAATCCAATGATAAACGGTATCCTTCCAGCTTCCATTGGGAACTTGCCTAAATCTCTTTCCACCTTTGCAGCATCTAACTGCAGCATCAGAGGTATAATTCCTCCTGAAATTGGAAATTTGAGGAATTTGCAGGTTTTGGATTTGTCCAAAAATCAACTCATAGGATTCATCCCAACTACATTTCCAGTGGTTTGTAAGCTTAAGTCACTCAGCTTGAATGGTAATAAGTTGGCAGGATCATTACCCCAATCCCTTTCAAATTGTCGAAGACTGCAGATTCTTGATATTGGAAATAACAATATACAAGACACCTTTCCAGTTTGGACCGGAAATCTCACTGGTCTGCGCGTCCTGATATTGAGATCCAACAACTTTAGTGGTACCATTTCTTCTCACACTTCCAATGCTAGTCTTCCATTCCCCAAGTTGCAAGTTTTTGATATATCCCATAATGCATTCATTGGCAATCTGCCCCAAGAATATCTGAGGAATTTCAAAGGGTTGATTGATGTACAAGAGATTCATCCAGGAGAATATGGGTTTCCGAATCTGATTCCGATTACAATTCCGATAGAAGCTTATGGGTATTCATCTACATTAACAGTGAAAGGTTCCGATCTAGAATATAAGGGAATTTTGATAACCTTGACAGCAATTGACATGTCATCCAACAGATTCTCAGGCAGTATCCCAAGTTCCTTAGGAAATTTGAATTACTTGATATACTTGAATCTATCTCACAATTGCCTCACAGGAGGTATACCTGCATCTCTTGGAAACATTACAGAACTCGAGTCGTTGGACCTGTCTTCAAATCGATTGGAAGGGGAAATTCCAACAGAGCTAACAAAGCTCAAATTTCTTTCGGCGATAAACCTGTCCATGAATAATCTTTCAGGGATGATACCTCAATCCAGTGGCCAGTTTCCCACATTTGAAAATACATCATATGTTGGGAATTCTGGACTATGTGGATTTCCTTTATCACGGAAATGCGAAGAGCCTTTGCCCTCAGTGATGTTGGAAGAAGGTGATCAAGATTATGGTATTCTAGAGGGATTCTGTTGGCAGGCGGTTGTTTCTGGTTATGGATGTGGATTTGTAATTGGTGGTATTGTGGGTTGTCTGATTTTTGGGTATGGAAGGCCTAAATGGTTGGTGGAATGGATCTACAAATTTTACAGGATTAAGATAAAGATGAGAAGTCGAAGAGGATAA
- the LOC121778106 gene encoding receptor-like protein 52 isoform X1: METSFLLPFSLMLLITTLNIFFTLTLSATLTDSTTDQDALLEFKNAITVDTNGVLSNSWLTNSSICEWAGVTCGVKHHRVTALNLSNFALHGKLTPHLGNLTFLQTLDVSSNNFTGVLPTELSKLHRLKHVNATSNNFTGEVPRGILTNMSSLEDIDLRYNKLSGELPSDICNNTPKLKRLFLSINQIYGKIPRNIYKCSKMEELKLSRNMFNGNIPTQVGNLSMLTYLSISYNDLQGDIPRQIGNLSSLLGLDLASNKLAGNIPYSLFDLSSLEFMHLSRNNLSGSIPTNLDNLRNLQTLDLTMDNLTGHIPRQIGNLTSLLKLELSGNRLAGVIPKEIGHLTSLTRLSLDFNRLTGVIPKEIGHLTSLTQLSLNFNRLTGVIPKEIGHLTSLTRLSLDFNRLTGNIPSSIFNVSSLESIYLNGNSISGSIPTNLDNLLNLQELSLGGNNLTGSIPNQVGNLTKLGTLNLANNKLKGEIPTSITNASHLMDIYLGSNSFSGLIPDFGNLRYLLFLGLSDNNLTGVKSPNQELEFLSGLANCLILFSLDISNNPMINGILPASIGNLPKSLSTFAASNCSIRGIIPPEIGNLRNLQVLDLSKNQLIGFIPTTFPVVCKLKSLSLNGNKLAGSLPQSLSNCRRLQILDIGNNNIQDTFPVWTGNLTGLRVLILRSNNFSGTISSHTSNASLPFPKLQVFDISHNAFIGNLPQEYLRNFKGLIDVQEIHPGEYGFPNLIPITIPIEAYGYSSTLTVKGSDLEYKGILITLTAIDMSSNRFSGSIPSSLGNLNYLIYLNLSHNCLTGGIPASLGNITELESLDLSSNRLEGEIPTELTKLKFLSAINLSMNNLSGMIPQSSGQFPTFENTSYVGNSGLCGFPLSRKCEEPLPSVMLEEGDQDYGILEGFCWQAVVSGYGCGFVIGGIVGCLIFGYGRPKWLVEWIYKFYRIKIKMRSRRG; encoded by the exons ATGGAGACCTCTTTCTTACTTCCTTTTTCACTCATGCTTTTAATAACTACTTTAAACATCTTCTTCACCCTCACCTTATCTGCAACACTAACCGATTCCACCACCGATCAAGATGCTCTACTTGAGTTCAAAAATGCCATCACTGTCGACACAAATGGTGTGTTGAGCAACAGCTGGCTCACCAACTCTTCCATTTGTGAATGGGCCGGTGTCACCTGTGGCGTCAAACACCACAGGGTCACGGCCCTCAACCTCTCCAACTTCGCCCTCCACGGAAAGCTCACTCCACATCTCGGAAATCTAACCTTTCTCCAGACCTTGGACGTCAGCTCCAACAACTTCACAGGCGTCTTACCTACTGAGCTGTCTAAACTACATCGTCTGAAGCATGTAAACGCGACATCTAACAACTTCACTGGAGAAGTACCGAGAGGTATCCTTACAAACATGTCTTCATTGGAAGACATTGATCTAAGGTATAACAAGCTATCAGGCGAGCTCCCAAGTGATATATGCAATAATACTCCAAAACTGAAGAGATTATTTCTCAGTATCAATCAAATATATGGAAAAATTCCAAGGAATATATATAAGTGCAGCAAGATGGAGGAGTTGAAGCTGTCGAGGAATATGTTCAATGGAAACATACCAACTCAAGTCGGGAATCTTAGTATGCTTACGTATTTATCTATATCTTATAACGATCTCCAAG GTGACATACCAAGACAAATCGGGAACCTCTCATCACTATTAGGGTTGGATCTTGCTTCTAATAAGTTGGCAG GAAATATTCCGTATTCTCTCTTCGACCTTTCCTCATTGGAATTCATGCACCTCTCCCGCAATAATCTATCTGGAAGCATACCCACAAATTTGGACAATTTACGAAACCTCCAAACACTGGATCTTACCATGGATAACTTAACAG gacACATACCAAGACAAATCGGGAACCTCACTTCACTACTAAAGCTGGAACTTAGTGGAAATCGGTTGGCTG GTGTCATACCGAAGGAGATTGGACATCTTACATCATTAACTCGTCTGTCCCTAGACTTTAATAGATTGACAG GTGTCATTCCGAAGGAGATTGGACATCTTACATCATTAACTCAATTGTCCCTAAACTTTAATAGATTGACAG GTGTCATACCGAAGGAGATTGGACATCTTACATCATTAACTCGTCTGTCCCTAGACTTTAATAGATTGACAG GAAATATTCCTTCTTCTATCTTCAACGTTTCCTCGTTGGAATCCATATACCTCAATGGCAATTCTATATCTGGAAGTATACCCACAAATTTGGACAATTTACTCAACCTCCAAGAATTGTCACTCGGCGGCAACAACTTAACTG GTTCCATACCCAACCAAGTTGGTAATCTCACTAAGCTAGGAACACTGAATTTGGCAAACAATAAGTTGAAAG GCGAAATTCCAACCTCTATCACCAATGCTTCTCATCTTATGGATATATACTTGGGCAGCAATTCATTCTCTGGCCTTATCCCCGACTTCGGTAACCTAAGATATCTGCTATTCCTTGGTCTAAGTGACAATAATCTGACTGGGGTTAAATCACCAAATCAAGAATTGGAGTTTCTCTCTGGTTTAGCAAACTGCTTAATTTTATTTAGCTTGGATATTAGTAACAATCCAATGATAAACGGTATCCTTCCAGCTTCCATTGGGAACTTGCCTAAATCTCTTTCCACCTTTGCAGCATCTAACTGCAGCATCAGAGGTATAATTCCTCCTGAAATTGGAAATTTGAGGAATTTGCAGGTTTTGGATTTGTCCAAAAATCAACTCATAGGATTCATCCCAACTACATTTCCAGTGGTTTGTAAGCTTAAGTCACTCAGCTTGAATGGTAATAAGTTGGCAGGATCATTACCCCAATCCCTTTCAAATTGTCGAAGACTGCAGATTCTTGATATTGGAAATAACAATATACAAGACACCTTTCCAGTTTGGACCGGAAATCTCACTGGTCTGCGCGTCCTGATATTGAGATCCAACAACTTTAGTGGTACCATTTCTTCTCACACTTCCAATGCTAGTCTTCCATTCCCCAAGTTGCAAGTTTTTGATATATCCCATAATGCATTCATTGGCAATCTGCCCCAAGAATATCTGAGGAATTTCAAAGGGTTGATTGATGTACAAGAGATTCATCCAGGAGAATATGGGTTTCCGAATCTGATTCCGATTACAATTCCGATAGAAGCTTATGGGTATTCATCTACATTAACAGTGAAAGGTTCCGATCTAGAATATAAGGGAATTTTGATAACCTTGACAGCAATTGACATGTCATCCAACAGATTCTCAGGCAGTATCCCAAGTTCCTTAGGAAATTTGAATTACTTGATATACTTGAATCTATCTCACAATTGCCTCACAGGAGGTATACCTGCATCTCTTGGAAACATTACAGAACTCGAGTCGTTGGACCTGTCTTCAAATCGATTGGAAGGGGAAATTCCAACAGAGCTAACAAAGCTCAAATTTCTTTCGGCGATAAACCTGTCCATGAATAATCTTTCAGGGATGATACCTCAATCCAGTGGCCAGTTTCCCACATTTGAAAATACATCATATGTTGGGAATTCTGGACTATGTGGATTTCCTTTATCACGGAAATGCGAAGAGCCTTTGCCCTCAGTGATGTTGGAAGAAGGTGATCAAGATTATGGTATTCTAGAGGGATTCTGTTGGCAGGCGGTTGTTTCTGGTTATGGATGTGGATTTGTAATTGGTGGTATTGTGGGTTGTCTGATTTTTGGGTATGGAAGGCCTAAATGGTTGGTGGAATGGATCTACAAATTTTACAGGATTAAGATAAAGATGAGAAGTCGAAGAGGATAA
- the LOC121778106 gene encoding receptor-like protein 52 isoform X2 — translation METSFLLPFSLMLLITTLNIFFTLTLSATLTDSTTDQDALLEFKNAITVDTNGVLSNSWLTNSSICEWAGVTCGVKHHRVTALNLSNFALHGKLTPHLGNLTFLQTLDVSSNNFTGVLPTELSKLHRLKHVNATSNNFTGEVPRGILTNMSSLEDIDLRYNKLSGELPSDICNNTPKLKRLFLSINQIYGKIPRNIYKCSKMEELKLSRNMFNGNIPTQVGNLSMLTYLSISYNDLQGDIPRQIGNLSSLLGLDLASNKLAGNIPYSLFDLSSLEFMHLSRNNLSGSIPTNLDNLRNLQTLDLTMDNLTGHIPRQIGNLTSLLKLELSGNRLAGVIPKEIGHLTSLTRLSLDFNRLTGVIPKEIGHLTSLTRLSLDFNRLTGNIPSSIFNVSSLESIYLNGNSISGSIPTNLDNLLNLQELSLGGNNLTGSIPNQVGNLTKLGTLNLANNKLKGEIPTSITNASHLMDIYLGSNSFSGLIPDFGNLRYLLFLGLSDNNLTGVKSPNQELEFLSGLANCLILFSLDISNNPMINGILPASIGNLPKSLSTFAASNCSIRGIIPPEIGNLRNLQVLDLSKNQLIGFIPTTFPVVCKLKSLSLNGNKLAGSLPQSLSNCRRLQILDIGNNNIQDTFPVWTGNLTGLRVLILRSNNFSGTISSHTSNASLPFPKLQVFDISHNAFIGNLPQEYLRNFKGLIDVQEIHPGEYGFPNLIPITIPIEAYGYSSTLTVKGSDLEYKGILITLTAIDMSSNRFSGSIPSSLGNLNYLIYLNLSHNCLTGGIPASLGNITELESLDLSSNRLEGEIPTELTKLKFLSAINLSMNNLSGMIPQSSGQFPTFENTSYVGNSGLCGFPLSRKCEEPLPSVMLEEGDQDYGILEGFCWQAVVSGYGCGFVIGGIVGCLIFGYGRPKWLVEWIYKFYRIKIKMRSRRG, via the exons ATGGAGACCTCTTTCTTACTTCCTTTTTCACTCATGCTTTTAATAACTACTTTAAACATCTTCTTCACCCTCACCTTATCTGCAACACTAACCGATTCCACCACCGATCAAGATGCTCTACTTGAGTTCAAAAATGCCATCACTGTCGACACAAATGGTGTGTTGAGCAACAGCTGGCTCACCAACTCTTCCATTTGTGAATGGGCCGGTGTCACCTGTGGCGTCAAACACCACAGGGTCACGGCCCTCAACCTCTCCAACTTCGCCCTCCACGGAAAGCTCACTCCACATCTCGGAAATCTAACCTTTCTCCAGACCTTGGACGTCAGCTCCAACAACTTCACAGGCGTCTTACCTACTGAGCTGTCTAAACTACATCGTCTGAAGCATGTAAACGCGACATCTAACAACTTCACTGGAGAAGTACCGAGAGGTATCCTTACAAACATGTCTTCATTGGAAGACATTGATCTAAGGTATAACAAGCTATCAGGCGAGCTCCCAAGTGATATATGCAATAATACTCCAAAACTGAAGAGATTATTTCTCAGTATCAATCAAATATATGGAAAAATTCCAAGGAATATATATAAGTGCAGCAAGATGGAGGAGTTGAAGCTGTCGAGGAATATGTTCAATGGAAACATACCAACTCAAGTCGGGAATCTTAGTATGCTTACGTATTTATCTATATCTTATAACGATCTCCAAG GTGACATACCAAGACAAATCGGGAACCTCTCATCACTATTAGGGTTGGATCTTGCTTCTAATAAGTTGGCAG GAAATATTCCGTATTCTCTCTTCGACCTTTCCTCATTGGAATTCATGCACCTCTCCCGCAATAATCTATCTGGAAGCATACCCACAAATTTGGACAATTTACGAAACCTCCAAACACTGGATCTTACCATGGATAACTTAACAG gacACATACCAAGACAAATCGGGAACCTCACTTCACTACTAAAGCTGGAACTTAGTGGAAATCGGTTGGCTG GTGTCATACCGAAGGAGATTGGACATCTTACATCATTAACTCGTCTGTCCCTAGACTTTAATAGATTGACAG GTGTCATACCGAAGGAGATTGGACATCTTACATCATTAACTCGTCTGTCCCTAGACTTTAATAGATTGACAG GAAATATTCCTTCTTCTATCTTCAACGTTTCCTCGTTGGAATCCATATACCTCAATGGCAATTCTATATCTGGAAGTATACCCACAAATTTGGACAATTTACTCAACCTCCAAGAATTGTCACTCGGCGGCAACAACTTAACTG GTTCCATACCCAACCAAGTTGGTAATCTCACTAAGCTAGGAACACTGAATTTGGCAAACAATAAGTTGAAAG GCGAAATTCCAACCTCTATCACCAATGCTTCTCATCTTATGGATATATACTTGGGCAGCAATTCATTCTCTGGCCTTATCCCCGACTTCGGTAACCTAAGATATCTGCTATTCCTTGGTCTAAGTGACAATAATCTGACTGGGGTTAAATCACCAAATCAAGAATTGGAGTTTCTCTCTGGTTTAGCAAACTGCTTAATTTTATTTAGCTTGGATATTAGTAACAATCCAATGATAAACGGTATCCTTCCAGCTTCCATTGGGAACTTGCCTAAATCTCTTTCCACCTTTGCAGCATCTAACTGCAGCATCAGAGGTATAATTCCTCCTGAAATTGGAAATTTGAGGAATTTGCAGGTTTTGGATTTGTCCAAAAATCAACTCATAGGATTCATCCCAACTACATTTCCAGTGGTTTGTAAGCTTAAGTCACTCAGCTTGAATGGTAATAAGTTGGCAGGATCATTACCCCAATCCCTTTCAAATTGTCGAAGACTGCAGATTCTTGATATTGGAAATAACAATATACAAGACACCTTTCCAGTTTGGACCGGAAATCTCACTGGTCTGCGCGTCCTGATATTGAGATCCAACAACTTTAGTGGTACCATTTCTTCTCACACTTCCAATGCTAGTCTTCCATTCCCCAAGTTGCAAGTTTTTGATATATCCCATAATGCATTCATTGGCAATCTGCCCCAAGAATATCTGAGGAATTTCAAAGGGTTGATTGATGTACAAGAGATTCATCCAGGAGAATATGGGTTTCCGAATCTGATTCCGATTACAATTCCGATAGAAGCTTATGGGTATTCATCTACATTAACAGTGAAAGGTTCCGATCTAGAATATAAGGGAATTTTGATAACCTTGACAGCAATTGACATGTCATCCAACAGATTCTCAGGCAGTATCCCAAGTTCCTTAGGAAATTTGAATTACTTGATATACTTGAATCTATCTCACAATTGCCTCACAGGAGGTATACCTGCATCTCTTGGAAACATTACAGAACTCGAGTCGTTGGACCTGTCTTCAAATCGATTGGAAGGGGAAATTCCAACAGAGCTAACAAAGCTCAAATTTCTTTCGGCGATAAACCTGTCCATGAATAATCTTTCAGGGATGATACCTCAATCCAGTGGCCAGTTTCCCACATTTGAAAATACATCATATGTTGGGAATTCTGGACTATGTGGATTTCCTTTATCACGGAAATGCGAAGAGCCTTTGCCCTCAGTGATGTTGGAAGAAGGTGATCAAGATTATGGTATTCTAGAGGGATTCTGTTGGCAGGCGGTTGTTTCTGGTTATGGATGTGGATTTGTAATTGGTGGTATTGTGGGTTGTCTGATTTTTGGGTATGGAAGGCCTAAATGGTTGGTGGAATGGATCTACAAATTTTACAGGATTAAGATAAAGATGAGAAGTCGAAGAGGATAA
- the LOC121778106 gene encoding receptor-like protein 38 isoform X6, whose protein sequence is METYQLKSGILVCLRIYLYLITISKFVILGDIPRQIGNLSSLLGLDLASNKLAGNIPYSLFDLSSLEFMHLSRNNLSGSIPTNLDNLRNLQTLDLTMDNLTGHIPRQIGNLTSLLKLELSGNRLAGVIPKEIGHLTSLTRLSLDFNRLTGVIPKEIGHLTSLTQLSLNFNRLTGVIPKEIGHLTSLTRLSLDFNRLTGNIPSSIFNVSSLESIYLNGNSISGSIPTNLDNLLNLQELSLGGNNLTGSIPNQVGNLTKLGTLNLANNKLKGEIPTSITNASHLMDIYLGSNSFSGLIPDFGNLRYLLFLGLSDNNLTGVKSPNQELEFLSGLANCLILFSLDISNNPMINGILPASIGNLPKSLSTFAASNCSIRGIIPPEIGNLRNLQVLDLSKNQLIGFIPTTFPVVCKLKSLSLNGNKLAGSLPQSLSNCRRLQILDIGNNNIQDTFPVWTGNLTGLRVLILRSNNFSGTISSHTSNASLPFPKLQVFDISHNAFIGNLPQEYLRNFKGLIDVQEIHPGEYGFPNLIPITIPIEAYGYSSTLTVKGSDLEYKGILITLTAIDMSSNRFSGSIPSSLGNLNYLIYLNLSHNCLTGGIPASLGNITELESLDLSSNRLEGEIPTELTKLKFLSAINLSMNNLSGMIPQSSGQFPTFENTSYVGNSGLCGFPLSRKCEEPLPSVMLEEGDQDYGILEGFCWQAVVSGYGCGFVIGGIVGCLIFGYGRPKWLVEWIYKFYRIKIKMRSRRG, encoded by the exons ATGGAAACATACCAACTCAAGTCGGGAATCTTAGTATGCTTACGTATTTATCTATATCTTATAACGATCTCCAAG TTTGTAATTTTAGGTGACATACCAAGACAAATCGGGAACCTCTCATCACTATTAGGGTTGGATCTTGCTTCTAATAAGTTGGCAG GAAATATTCCGTATTCTCTCTTCGACCTTTCCTCATTGGAATTCATGCACCTCTCCCGCAATAATCTATCTGGAAGCATACCCACAAATTTGGACAATTTACGAAACCTCCAAACACTGGATCTTACCATGGATAACTTAACAG gacACATACCAAGACAAATCGGGAACCTCACTTCACTACTAAAGCTGGAACTTAGTGGAAATCGGTTGGCTG GTGTCATACCGAAGGAGATTGGACATCTTACATCATTAACTCGTCTGTCCCTAGACTTTAATAGATTGACAG GTGTCATTCCGAAGGAGATTGGACATCTTACATCATTAACTCAATTGTCCCTAAACTTTAATAGATTGACAG GTGTCATACCGAAGGAGATTGGACATCTTACATCATTAACTCGTCTGTCCCTAGACTTTAATAGATTGACAG GAAATATTCCTTCTTCTATCTTCAACGTTTCCTCGTTGGAATCCATATACCTCAATGGCAATTCTATATCTGGAAGTATACCCACAAATTTGGACAATTTACTCAACCTCCAAGAATTGTCACTCGGCGGCAACAACTTAACTG GTTCCATACCCAACCAAGTTGGTAATCTCACTAAGCTAGGAACACTGAATTTGGCAAACAATAAGTTGAAAG GCGAAATTCCAACCTCTATCACCAATGCTTCTCATCTTATGGATATATACTTGGGCAGCAATTCATTCTCTGGCCTTATCCCCGACTTCGGTAACCTAAGATATCTGCTATTCCTTGGTCTAAGTGACAATAATCTGACTGGGGTTAAATCACCAAATCAAGAATTGGAGTTTCTCTCTGGTTTAGCAAACTGCTTAATTTTATTTAGCTTGGATATTAGTAACAATCCAATGATAAACGGTATCCTTCCAGCTTCCATTGGGAACTTGCCTAAATCTCTTTCCACCTTTGCAGCATCTAACTGCAGCATCAGAGGTATAATTCCTCCTGAAATTGGAAATTTGAGGAATTTGCAGGTTTTGGATTTGTCCAAAAATCAACTCATAGGATTCATCCCAACTACATTTCCAGTGGTTTGTAAGCTTAAGTCACTCAGCTTGAATGGTAATAAGTTGGCAGGATCATTACCCCAATCCCTTTCAAATTGTCGAAGACTGCAGATTCTTGATATTGGAAATAACAATATACAAGACACCTTTCCAGTTTGGACCGGAAATCTCACTGGTCTGCGCGTCCTGATATTGAGATCCAACAACTTTAGTGGTACCATTTCTTCTCACACTTCCAATGCTAGTCTTCCATTCCCCAAGTTGCAAGTTTTTGATATATCCCATAATGCATTCATTGGCAATCTGCCCCAAGAATATCTGAGGAATTTCAAAGGGTTGATTGATGTACAAGAGATTCATCCAGGAGAATATGGGTTTCCGAATCTGATTCCGATTACAATTCCGATAGAAGCTTATGGGTATTCATCTACATTAACAGTGAAAGGTTCCGATCTAGAATATAAGGGAATTTTGATAACCTTGACAGCAATTGACATGTCATCCAACAGATTCTCAGGCAGTATCCCAAGTTCCTTAGGAAATTTGAATTACTTGATATACTTGAATCTATCTCACAATTGCCTCACAGGAGGTATACCTGCATCTCTTGGAAACATTACAGAACTCGAGTCGTTGGACCTGTCTTCAAATCGATTGGAAGGGGAAATTCCAACAGAGCTAACAAAGCTCAAATTTCTTTCGGCGATAAACCTGTCCATGAATAATCTTTCAGGGATGATACCTCAATCCAGTGGCCAGTTTCCCACATTTGAAAATACATCATATGTTGGGAATTCTGGACTATGTGGATTTCCTTTATCACGGAAATGCGAAGAGCCTTTGCCCTCAGTGATGTTGGAAGAAGGTGATCAAGATTATGGTATTCTAGAGGGATTCTGTTGGCAGGCGGTTGTTTCTGGTTATGGATGTGGATTTGTAATTGGTGGTATTGTGGGTTGTCTGATTTTTGGGTATGGAAGGCCTAAATGGTTGGTGGAATGGATCTACAAATTTTACAGGATTAAGATAAAGATGAGAAGTCGAAGAGGATAA